The nucleotide sequence GTAGACAAGCTAGAATCATTTACAAGGGAAAGCACATTGGCACTTTTGGCATTGTCCACCCGGAGGTATCCGTGATCCCTGAAATTGTCATCTTGATCGTAATATCTCCAGTTGTTGACATAACTTTTGCATTCCCGTTAATGTCATTTTGCTAATTATTTTATTGTGTATGTCAACCCTATCTAATGATCAATGGAACTATTTTTAGATTGTTATATCaccacaaaaataaataaataaataagaattgCACAATGGATGCTTAGTTGTTCAGTTTGTTTTTGAATTGGCATCATACACTTCATATTTATATTTCTAACTGACGTACAAATGTACATGTATTTTGGAGTTATATTCCTCTAATACTATTGAGTTTACATGTTATGCGTTATTTCAGGTATTGAACAATTTTGACATTCCTGATCCGTGCTCCTTTGTTGAACTTAACATTGAAAGCCTATTATAATGATCATTTACAGCAAATGTGAGTGTCTTCCACAACTATTTCATCGATGTCTGTATGATGCTGCTGTTCATGACCCATGTTTCCCCCCATTTCCCTGTTCCCACTATCCATCTCCACCCTCTGATAAAGTTTGGTTGTCTGATATTTTGACATATTTGTAGGTTAAGTTGCCGTTTTCTCAATGTGCTCTTTTGAAGGCACTGTTCCTTTTGAAACTGGGAATCAATAAGTTCAAGTGCTTCAGTGACATCAGCTTCTTACACTTGCTTGATAGGGAACTGAGTTTTAATTATTTACCCGGGATTAAGGGCTTgctaattaaattatacaattgtATCATTTTCTTGTTTCTTAGTTCATTGTTTAACATTAGAAGCTATAAATTACTGGGTGGGATAGTTTCTACTGTGAATTATGGAGCGATTGTTGGAAAAGATTATGGTTGGCCTAGAAGCCAAGACGAGATTTTGATGAGTTTGAAATTTTTGTTAATACAAAGTGAATAGTCACATGTTATGTCTCATATTTTACAGCATTTATTGGTCTGTTACTTTTTCTCATTATTGCATAATATGATAATATCCTTGGGATATAATTGAGGAATATTGCTAAACTCAATGCCTTGGCATCTTTTTACTTCTTAGTGAAGATGAATCctgttgatcatcattattaagtTGAAGAAACTTTTGTTAACCGATTTTTTTTCTCGCTTCATATTAAATGTTTTCGAAAGGTCTTAACAGCGTTTAGATCGTATTGCTCAACATTAATGAAAAGTCTCGTGAGGGTAATGATGTCATGTCATCTTGGTTTTACTTGGCCAAATGCTGGTACATGTTTAGTATTTGCACTTTTATTTACAGCAGTGTATTTGGTCgcattttttgttttgttgtacactaaaacaatttttttgtaaaaaaaaatttattaacaaAAGCAGAGCATATAACATTCCTTTCCTTTCCACTTGCAACTTTTGACTCATAAACATGTTATTAGTTGAACTAGTTACATAATTTTGCAAAACTGAATAATCAATGGGGATAACTTTTAAGTTGTTGAGATTTTAAAAAAGGGTCACTCTAGTGTAAAGATCTAAATTTATATAGATGTACAGATATTCCTTTTCAATGTATCTCCTTTTAACACCTGTTGTTTTCCTTTTGTAGGATGAAGCAGAATGTCAGTAATATATGGGCGCTTATGGGATCAGCTGAGCCGAACGGGATTTTCATTGTTTTGCTTTTCGCCAGTGCCAGCTTGGAGATTTAGGCCTGATTGGTTGTTGGGTCATGTGATGTTTGATCTTTTATTATATGGCTCATAGATAATAAAGGGAAAAAATGAATGTGCGGGAGAAAAGCACAACTAGCATGGTTGGCGGAAGAACATTGACAAAGGTGAGATGCTCAAAAACAGAGTGTTCTTTTTATTAGATGAAATTTATTATTAAAGTTTCTGttataatattttgaatttttaagaactAAATAATTGTACATATAAATTaagaataatattttaaaataacagTTAAGACGTTTCTTTAAATTTGTTCGAACATTACAActtaaaaaaaatgacaaaaataagttattttatcaaatacaTTTGTTGttgcttatatttattaaaagtcaattttattttaatttattttatttttaatatttgataATGAAAAGGTAAtctgattattttaattttattttttttaattcaatgtTTGACACCTAATAATCAACTTGATAACTAAATGTGCAATCAAAATATGAATAATCAAACTTAAATTGAATTTGTggtctttttaattttttgagattaaaaaaaatatgtttataaGTTAATTCTTTTTTTGGAGTTAGCTTCGATTTTGACAACTATTCCATGGCAAAACCTGAAATAAGTGGATTGAAATAAATTAGAGGTCCCAAAAGCTTATGGTAGGCGATCTCCAACTTAGTTTACGCTTGGGGGCCCTCGTCCGAGTTAATTGGTATGTGTGTTGGAGAATGGGGGGTGGCACCTGCAATgacactctgatgcctaagttagcaagggatTAAGCAGGTTTAAAAATATTGGAACTTAGGTTTACCTGAGTGCATCAATGTATTTATAAGTGATGGactaataaccaccgttgaagtagttccacttctgatggtgaataaccgtccctttatcttagggttgttgagatATCTCTTCCAGAAATAGGTGAGATTTGTTGGGGTAGTTATTTATTTGAATCTGCCAGCACGTGTCGAATCCGACCTCTTCAGGAGGTCAGGTGGATTTTGGATTGGACCTTGTTGGCTTAATTGGACCTGGCCATTGCATTAGGGCAGAGTATGAACAACAaccataattaaaatttaaaagtattcTTTGctagaaatattaaaataaagagTCAATTTTGTAATTGTATAAAAgatgaataattttttaaatgattatttaGTAACGTATATAGAAAGAAAGATTATActttttaaagagaaaaatttggtaaaatgagaaaataaggttctaatataattttaaatcaaaataacaaACTCGCACGTTATGAAAATTATAAATTCAATAATGATTGAGATCTTATGTTTTTACTTTAAAAGATCATTTTCTTAAAATGAAAATGCTTTATTGAATTGACAATAAAATTCtcctatatttttaaaaatataaaacaaaaaataaataaaatttcaatAACTTTTTATTGTTttagattattaagttctttttaATAGATATATtagtcaaataatttaaaaattgattatATTTGTCCACGCAAGACCGATTTTATCGGTTCAATCAATAACTTATTAGTTAAACCAAATAAGTAGtgaatcaatatttttttttggttcggtttttttaaCTAAGATTCAACCCACTCTATTGACCGGTTTATCGGATCATGGTTTAAAGCTAACAGACTTCGGAATACGAATTTCGGTTTACATATTCAAATTCAAGATTCACATCTCATCTTACATGGCTTAGGGTTTTTGTCCAGCATACAGTGTTATGGTGTTATTTCACCAAACAAGATAGACAAATCAACTGCGATTTACGATTTCGGATATGGTGTTCATAAAATTTGGTTCTTGGGCTCCCCGCCGATGGTTCACCATTTTTGCGGTAAGGAGTTTCGGGTTGCGCATGCGGGGTTCAGCTAGCAGAATTAGTCTTGCCGTGTACTGTCCCcaaaagaaataaacaaattAATTGACTTTTTACGGTCTAGGATTCGTCTTCTAGAAATTTGTATACATCATTTCGTCTCTCACGGGTATACGAATCATGTTTCGTGGATTAGGGATACGAGTTCCGTTCTTTCGGTTTTTCCTGTTTGGGGTTTAGGGCTCATGGTTGAAGTTTATGGGCTTAAGTTTACGGTTGAGTGTTTACGCTCTCCTATTTGCAGTTTAATGTGACATTTTATTTTCACCACAATGAATTAACAACTCGTTTGCGTTAATCATGAATCTCATCTTCATTTTGTCTCATCGTTACTTCTTCCACTATTTCATCACCTCCACTTAGAATACACTGAAGACCGACTGTTTTCTTATTTTACATTCTATGTGTCAACAATTTTATTTTCACATCGGAGGCATAGCCACATCCATACTAACCAAGctcactttttcttttccctccttttaATTAACATTAATActtagaaagaaaaaataagtcACCGTAACAATGCACACTTGACTAAAAGTTTTGCATTCAATAATTATACCGCAAACTGATGATGGACACCGACAAATTTATATTACGGTGCAAAAAGtaatacataaaaatattaaggtttaattactctgcaagtccctatagtttcaccaaattttcaattaaatccttatacttttttctttttaattgagtccctataccatataatttttttcaatttagtccctaccGTAACAAAAACGTTTAAAATAACGGAATATTCTATTAAATAAACGAATATtctcatatttaaaaaaaaaaaactaatcaaagataccATCATATTTTAAAAATTCCCAAAAAATCCCTTATTATTTTGTCCCACACTCACCCCGTCCTAACCCAATAGCCCTAACTTCTTAAGCTCCCACTGGATCCACCGTAAGGTCCCCTCTTGCGGCATCTCCTCTGCTCGGCGTCCCTCCCATGCTCGTCGCCACTAGAAGAAGGCCATTCATCCACTACCAGCAACAGTCGACGGAACAAAGATGAATCAAGGTTGGAAGTGTTAGCGACAAATCTTGAAGCTTCGATGCCGTAACAAAAATCACTTAAGCTGTGGTTCTTTCTCCTAGGAAAATATTTTGTTGTGGCAAAGACAGTGTGAGGATGCATTGTATTCCCTGCTCACTTTTGGTTGTCGACGGCCTGTGCGTCACTTGGCATCAGTTGCAATGGCAAAGATCATATCCAACAGAGATGGAATATCTGTTTATGCTAGAGCAAGTAGCCTTTAGGGATTTCTTTCTGATGGTACTTATTACCATAAGGAAAATTCATTTCTTCAATatacttgtttttgagtttttgtCAGCCAAATTGGTTCTCTTGTTTGAGGAATTATATAGAACTCAATTTTTGTAAACAATTTTACTTATTATTCTATCAATGATTCTTATTACCATATGTCATATGCAAGTTCTTTCATTATGTTGGTCATAATAAATACttgaatgatgaaaattgaattttatattatacttattactactatttctctgtttcattttaaccattattttttttatattcttaagataaggtattttgaaagtaaaaaaaaagaaagagacggtatttttggtacaatttgtatataaataagaaaaaaatgatagtgataaaataaaagggattatagaaatattttttatgtCGTAGAATCATTAAATAGGAATTATAGGAATATAttttattgaatatttataatttttttaaattttcaattaagcccctatatttttttctttttaattaggttcctaggggtatacaagtaatttcacaattcactaacATTTGTTTAACGTTTAACGTTAacaaggactaaattgaaaaaaaaataatgtatagggacccaattgaaaagaaaaaaaagtataaggatctaattgaaaatttggtgaaactatagggacctacagaataattaaaccaaatattaaattaatttttgtttctAAATCCTAAACTCTCAATTCTACTGCTGATTTCGTTCAcactaattttcaaaatctaaaccctacactctaaattctaaaatctaaaGTATATTACCTTTAAAAGAATTTTTCATTACAATTTTTTGGCAAAATTGACTATGTCATACATCTATTTTTAATATAACAGTGCCGAACACATATTAAATATTGTTTAActcatatttattatattaaattaataatttttttatcctatatatatatttttaatttgggTCAGAAACCCTTCAATTATATGTTCTTCGTATAACATCATttgatcattttttttttgtctccagACCTATTCATTGCAAAGGCTTGCATTGGTCCACTTATAtgaagcttgtgaaaaaaaaataatttaaaaccaAACGACCCTTCCCCTGCCTCAACGTAGGAAGCTCGGCTCTGTGGTGGGCACAAATCATTCTCCACACAATTTCATGCTGCCCCCACTTGCATGGCTCATGGACACGTGTTGTCGTTGCCTTCTTCCCATCCAAAATCTGTAAATCTTTAAAGATTGGGGATCTGTACATTATAATTTTCCTTTAAATAATTAAAAGCAATATTAATACCAGCCACAGCCAGCCCTATATTAAGTGTACTCACATTTATGGTGATTTTGGAAGCTTCCCATATCGGCGTGGGACAACTTAAATTAACAATAATTTAGTCTTATATTATGGAAAAAGAAAGTTTATGTTGTCAGCAGGTTTTTAGCTAGCATATAAGCAACAATTACATCTCGCCTCTCTCTCAgcaaaaataactaaataagtgCTATCAATTAAATGTTGGAAAATTTGAACATGCTTTCACACTCTAAAGACGAAGATCAATTCATGCGAGGGCGTCACGAGAGAAACCTCCTTGAAGAGCAAGTCTCAATCAAGCTAGCTAGTAGCTTGTTACTGCTGACTCTCTACTCTCCAATCTCCATAATCCCTATCATTGATTATTCACATTTTCCTTCTTTCCCATAATGCACATATTGTACATTTGAGCTTTTTCTATGTATGACTCCAACTAAAATTCCTAACTCATAACAAACATGAGCCTTTCTAACATGAATCTCTTGCTATCCTCTGTGTTCTTTTCACGAGGTGGTTGCTTTTGTTGTGTCCATAATCTTACTCTTATTAAGGTTTCACGTAAGAGCATTGCATGCATGCCTATAAATATTACTGGTTTCAAAAGCTTTGTGAATCACATCAAACGTTACTATGGTGATGGGTATCTTAACAAGTTTGATCCTCCTATTTTTCATGTGTTTCCCATCAGCAGCCTATTTACTCAACCAACTCCAGCTACCAAATCCGTTGAGAGGCCCTGAGTCCCTCGCATTTGATCGAAACGGCGGAGGGCCTTATGTTGGTTCTTCTGATGGAAGGATTTTTAAATATGTAGCTACCGGACCACGAAATGGTAGTTTTGTCGAATATGGTTACTCTTCGCCAACGAGGAACAAGACAGTATGTGATGGCCTTACTGACTTCTCAGACCTCCAAACAACCTGTGGGAGGCCTTTGGGGTTGGGTTTCAATCATCAGACAAACGAATTGTATGTTGCTGATGCATATTTTGGTTTGGTCAAGATTGGTCCCAATGGAGGGCCTCCAACCCAGCTTGTTGAAGCTGTACAAGGCACTCCTCTTCGCTTTACAGACGCCTTGGACGTCGACCCTCAAACTGGAATCGTTTATTTTGCACAGTCTAGTGCAAATTTTCAGATCAGGTAATTAATTACTTCATTCTTTAAGTTGAAGGATTTATTATTTCTCAAATTGACATGTAATTTTTTGCAGAAATTTGACAGCATTGATAAACAGCAGAGATAGTTCTGGAAGCCTATTCAGATATGACCCAAGCACCAACCAAACCACGGAGTTGCTCCGTGGTCTTGCTTCTGCAGCCGGGGTGGCAGTGAGCGGTGATGGATCATTTGTCCTTGTTACTGAATTCTCAGGAAGAAGAATCCAGCGATTCTGGCTCAAAGGACAAAAAGCAAACACATCGGATATATTTGCGCGAATTCCGGGAAGCCCAGATAACATCAAGAGGAACCCCAGGAACCAGTTTTGGGTGGCAGTTAACAATCCCTTAggaccacctccacctccactgCCCCCTTTTATGGCCTCAGGAATCAGAATCAGCGATTCCGGGATTCCTTTACAGATTGTGCCTCTTGTAGATGAGTATCGTACACAAGCAGTCAGTGAAGTTCAAGAGTTTAATGGGACGCTCTATGGAGGATCCCTCTTTGCTTCCTATGCTGTCGTTTTTACACCCTAATTATGAAAAGTATGAGCAAAATtcttataaataaaaaagaaaatcttGATGAATCCAGGGAGTAGCACTGAAAAAACCTCTTGCTCTTCTTATTGTCACTTATAGATCTCAACAACTTATAAATCAATGCCGTCCATGTtagatattttataaaaacaaGTAATTTAAGTACTTTTAGTCATTGTTatattctttaatttaatttagaatttttaatttttgatacaCCAAGAAAGATGAAATCAGAATGTGTTTGGTTATTGTGTTTATTAAAATTGGTTAGAGATCCaaactttataattttttattaacaatTGTGTTCTTTTCGTCAAAAGAACAAACTAACTGTCAATAACACTTAAACTAATTTCTATATTAATAAATTAgactacaaataaaataaaaattttaacattttcGTATTTGGTCTAATTTTTGTTACATATAGTTTGTGATTACATACTATGCTTAAATAATTAAGACAACTTACACAAATTATAGTAGTAAATCCTCATTAATCGAGTATTACCTTCTATATATTGCAATGTAATATCTTCtaattgaataaatttttttatgtgaTATTTTTGTAGGAATAAACCCAATGCTTATTTTAGGTCCTTCACTAAATTTTATTTGTCATTCTCAATCATGTATGTACATATATACTAACCAAAtgagaaataaataataataagaatttcATATTCAAATATGTCATATAATACAACATAAGTCATATAAGTGACGTTACAGAACATAAATCTATAATAGTAACGTGATCCTTAAACAATTTTAGTGGCATGTCTTTTGTCAAAGGATCAGCTATCATATGTTTAGCACTAATATGCTTTATATGTACCTCATTAGACCTAATTCGGTCTTTAATGGTTAAGTACTTAATGTCAATGTACTTACTTCGACTactatttctattatttttagtCATAAATACAGCAATGGAATTGTCACAATATATTCACAATGGCCTAGAGATACAATCCATAATCTTAAGCTTAGagataaaattttttaactaaacACCTTGTGATGCAGCCTCAAAACAAGCAATAAACTCGACTTCCATGGTAGAAGTGGCTACAAGTGATTATTTTGCAATCTTCTAAAATACTGCTCCATCAGCAAGCATAAAGATGTATCCTGACGTTGACTTCCTAGAATCAACACATCCCGCCATGTCTGAATCTGAGTATCCAACAATTTTTAAATTGTCGGTTCTTCTATATGTAAGCATGAAGTCCTTGGTCTCTTGAAGATATCTTAAGACCTTCTTTGCAGCACTCCAATGGATAATTCCTGGATTAATTTGATATCTTTCTAACATTCCAACAGCAAAAGCAATGTCAGGGCTTGTACAGACCTGAGCATACATTAGCTTTCCAATGACTAAAGCATAAGGAATATTTTGTATCTATTCTTTTCCAAGTTCATTTTTAAGAAATTGATCTAAGCAGAACTATCACCTTTCACAATAGGTGCAACACTTAGTGaacaattttgtattttaaacctctcaaaaattttattaatataggTTTTTTGAGATAAATCTAAAATTTCTTTATGTTTATCTCCATGAATCTTTATGCCAATGACATAAGATGCGTCACCCATATCTTTCATATCAAAATGTCTAAGAGAAATTATTTCACTTCATGTAACAATCCCAAGTCATTTGTTGCAAGTAAAATATCATCTATATATAAGATGAGAAATATGATCTTACTCCCACTAATTTTGTGGTATATACATTGATTAAAAATATTCTCAATGAAACCAAACGAAGAAATCACATTGTGAAACTTCAAATACCACTGTCAGGAAGCTTGCTTAAGACCATATATTGCTCTCTTAAGCTTGCAAACTAACTTCTTACCAGAGATTAACTCTTTGGGTTGTCTCATATAGACATCTTCTTCTAAATCTCCATTAAAGAAGGCCGTTTTCACATCTATTTGATACAATTTTATGTTAAAGTGTGCTACCAATGATATAATGATGTGAAAAGAGTCTTTCTTTAAAACAGGAGAAAAGGTTTTCTTGTAGTCAACTCCTTCCCTTTGAGTAATTCCTTTGGCAACAAGTCGAATCTTGTAGCACTCAATATTTTCTGATGAATCCTTTTTTGTCTTAAAGACCCATTTACGTCCAATGTCTTTTTCCTATCAGGCAATTCTATAAGATCCCAAATTTAATTATTCGCCATAGAATTCATTTCATCATTCATAACATCTAGTTATAAATTAGAATTACGACTTTTCATTACTTGTGAAAAACATCGTTGGGTCTTTTTCATCACAAACATCATAGTCAGATTTAGCAAGATACACTATATAGTCACTAGAAATTGTAGGTTTTCTTATTCtagttaatatttttaatattgcaTCATCAACCTCTTGTAAAGGTAGTGGCATAACAAGTTCTTTCTCTTCTTGAGGTTGTTCTTGAACAATGTATTTTTGAACAATATTTTCATTATAAAGAGTTTGATTTTCCACTATATGATCTACTAAAATATTATTCTCATAATGTGAAATATCAGTAATAGGTTGTTCTACATTGACCCTATCTGTATGGGCATTATATTGAACAATCACTCTTCTACATGGAGAGGTTTGACAAATATTATTATTCTCAATAACCTTAAGAGAACAATTTCTCCCACTTTTCACATCATACTCTAAAAACCTTGCATTTATAGATTTAACTATTTTACTTGAATGGGAGAGACAATAAAACCAATAACCCTTAGACTTTTTTGCATAACCTATAAAATAAGCACTTATTATCCTTAGGtcccacttcttttttttttttttgtggattATAAACCCGAACTTCAGTAGGACAGCCCCAAATGCGTATATGATTAAAACTAGATTTTCAACCTTTGCATAGTTCAAATGATATTTTAGCAACTGTCTTGGTTGGAActctatttaatatatatatatggctgtCTTAAGGATTTCACTCCACAAAGATAAAGGAAGATTAGAGTTGCTAAACATACTCCTCACCATATTCAGCAAAGTCCTATTTCTTTTTTTACCTACACCATTTTGATTTGGTGTGCTAGGCATGGTGTATTGTACCACAATACCATGTTCTTGAAGATACTTTGCAAATGGACCAAGTCCTTGTCCACTTTCAATATATCTCCCATAAAATTTTCCACTTTTATCTGATCTCACggtcttaattttctttttacatTGTTTCTCTACTTTAACTTTATAAACTTTAAAAGCATCCAATGTCTCATATTTATTATGAAGCATATAGAGATACATATatcgtgaataatcatcaatgaaggAGATGAAGTATTTCTTACCAGTTGAGGACATATTAAGACAACATATGTTAGTGTGAATTATTTCTAATATGTCAGAATTTCTTCTAGCACTTTTTTGAGACTTTTAAGTTTGCTTTTCCTTAATGCAATCCATATAAGTATCAACATTAGTAAAGTCTAGAGGTTTAAGAACTCTATCATTTACTAATTTCTTCATTCTTCTAATGGAGATGTGTCCCAACCTACGGTGCCATAACGTGGA is from Arachis ipaensis cultivar K30076 chromosome B01, Araip1.1, whole genome shotgun sequence and encodes:
- the LOC107611918 gene encoding protein STRICTOSIDINE SYNTHASE-LIKE 11-like, which translates into the protein MVMGILTSLILLFFMCFPSAAYLLNQLQLPNPLRGPESLAFDRNGGGPYVGSSDGRIFKYVATGPRNGSFVEYGYSSPTRNKTVCDGLTDFSDLQTTCGRPLGLGFNHQTNELYVADAYFGLVKIGPNGGPPTQLVEAVQGTPLRFTDALDVDPQTGIVYFAQSSANFQIRNLTALINSRDSSGSLFRYDPSTNQTTELLRGLASAAGVAVSGDGSFVLVTEFSGRRIQRFWLKGQKANTSDIFARIPGSPDNIKRNPRNQFWVAVNNPLGPPPPPLPPFMASGIRISDSGIPLQIVPLVDEYRTQAVSEVQEFNGTLYGGSLFASYAVVFTP